The genomic window CAGCCGGTACCGCTCTGTCAGCCAATGGTCCAGTGTCCCTTGGTGCGGGTGAAACACACCGGATACCGGTTGATAAACGGCTTGGAATTCGCCTGCGGGGGCGGGGCGGTGGGTTCTGCGGCTGGTGTACCGGATCCGGCCCGCCTCGTTGGCAACAGTAATGTGCGCATTGAAATAAGGGAGCCGAAACCAGGTCCGGGCTGTCCACACCGCAATCGGGTTGGTTGCGTCCAGACTAAAGAAATAAACGCCCGGCTTTCCATCCGCCACCACATACGTTCTGACATTCATTTCCGGAAAAGAGGACATGAAAGGTACCGGCGGAAGCCATCGAAGCCGGATTCCGCTCATGTGAAAGGGGACTACGCCGATCCAGGCCCGGCCGTCAAAGGTGTCCAATTGGAGACTGTCAGGGATTAGGGTGCGGATGACGTCCGGTTTGATGGGCCAATGCGCGAACAACAGATCGTTCCAGGTCTGGGTCATGACCCAGGGCCCCTCCGGCAGCGGCCACGGGCGGTGATTCGTTTGCCGAAGAATCTCCAAGGGAGTCTCCTCCTTACATTTGACCGATGCGGCCAGGGCCAATAAGCCCCGTTTGGTAATACAGATAATCCATTTGTTTTTGAATCCGTTTCGCGGCTTCCGGACCCGCCAAGGTTTCGCAAAGATAAAGTCCGAGATCCACTGAGACAGCCACTCCTCCGCCAGTGATCACGTTTCCGTCTTTGACAATACGTTCTTCGACCACTTCTGAGCAATACGGACGAAGCAAATCATAGGCGTTGGGATGCGTCGTAGCCCGTTTTTCCCGCAGAAAGCCCGCTGCACCCAAAAGGAGCGACCCGGTACAGACGGATACCTTGTAATCCACTTCCTTTGCTGACTTCAACCATTCTACGAATTCCGTAACATTCACGAGTTGCCGGGTACCGAAGCCTCCAGGGATGAAAATCAAATCGTATTCGGATAAATCAGGGGACACACGATCCACTATTACCGTAATTCCCCTGTCATCGCTCACTTGCTCTTTCAATCCGCACAAATCCCAACTCAGATTCTCGTTGAACCCCATAGTTTTCAAACGGGTAACCGCGTCGTAAAATCCGACGAAATCAAGAGTCGTCATTTGATCGAACAGGATAAACGCAACTTTCATCTAAATTCCCCTAGTTCCGATATTCAATATTTCTAAAGTAACGTGAAGTCTACTTCTGCACAATTTATTAAAAAATACCTCCATAGTTAATGGAGGATTAATCCGGATAAAGTTTCATCTTTTCATCCATATACTTTCTAAGCTCGTCCTGATCCATTATCGGATTTAGGTACATAAGTCCATGATGTTCGCTGAGGTATTTAAAATCCCGAATCAGATATAGAGAGAGTAACTCTGACACTTGAAGGATCGACATCGCTGTGAGATTTTCATCTGTTTCGTAATGGTTCATAACCTCTACGCATCCGGGAAGCCAAATGAGTGATAAACGTAAATATTGGTGTCAAACAGTACTTTAGCCACGGCTAAACCTCACGATCCTCTTCATCTTCTCGGTGGGCTATCCGAAGAGACTCCTCAATGACCTCTTTTCCATACTGGAGCCCGCTCCCAGCCAGTTCAGCCAATATTTTTTTCTTTTCTGCCGCAGACTTCTTTTTTCGAAGTTTTAGCCGTAATTCATCTTCCTCGTTTTCCAGCTCTACATACAATACGTCTAGATCATTCAGCTTAATTGCCGATAAAATTTTTTCGGTTAAATTAGCAGCCAACTCCTGTCGAGACTTAGGCTTAATTGTATATTGTTCTTTAAACTTGTGGGCTTCCATATGATCACCCTTCTCAAAACGTCTTTCTTTGTATTATACCCCTTCTATAGAGATGACAACAAATTCAAAAAAACACCAGCTCCCTTCCGACGAAAAAAGAACCGCAGCAACTGGTTCTTGTTATAACATCTGTCGTATCATATTCACCTGTTCTGCCCTGATTGTGAATCCAGCTTTCCGATGCAGTTGCACGACAATTTCGTTCGATTGGGGCAAATTGAAGGTTCCGCGAATTACAGAATCCTCTGCCGATGAGTATGCCTCTGCCAGCAACGCAGTCAAGATCGGTTGTTTGTCCGGTACCTCCGGTTTGGCTTCGCATTGCAGCAAAGTAATTTTCCCAACCCTGCCCGAATCGTCAAACGTTCGGTGGAATAAAGCATACCCTAAAGCTTCCCCGGCAGCATCATAAGCAATAGCCGACTCTCCACCGATGGCGCTGGTCCATTGCGTTTGCCAGGGAGACATGTGATTGTAGAACGGAAGCATCCTGACATCCTGTGCAATTCCACGACGAATTCGGAACGGGCTGCTTTCCGCCCCGCCGGACAAGGTGTCCGGAAGCGGACCTTCGTGATGAAAGAAGAGCAGGCGATCAGTTGTAACATAGCCCATTCTTTCATACAGAGCAATGGCCGGTTCATTCTCGCTGACCGCCTCCAGGGTGGCGATCTCGACTTGTTCTTCCTGATAGATTTCAAGTGTTTTGGCGATCAATTGCATTCCTACACGTTGTTTGCGGAACTCGGGAGCGACTCCCGTCCCGCCGTTCCAGGCCACCTTTTTGCCGTTTAGGTTCCGAACCCCATTTAATACGAGTCCTGCCGGCTGACCGTTCAGGAACGCCACGATGGAGAGCGACGGGGACAACCCTTCTTTGCCCATTCTTGCCGTAAAGGCATCCACAGTGGTGGACGCGTCAAAGAAATAACCCTTGAATCCTTCGTTCCATGCTTGAACAGCCTGTTCCAATGCGCATTCGCTAAGCCGTTTCATCGTGATCATTGCTTGGTTCCTTTCTACTTGGGTTTTTTTGGTAGTTACTCTATTCGCTGAAGTCCCCTCCAATTCCTTTTCCGGTTGGGAAATCTTCAAAGCATCAAGCTTTCTTGTGATGGGGACAAAACTTTTCCATTAAGGCAATCGTTTCCTTGTCAAGCGTCTCGCCCCGGTTCTCCAGTCCTGCCATCACAAGGCCAAAGGTCTCCTGCTTCAGATTCTGGCCAAACTTGAACTTGGCCGACAAATCCTCCACCTTGATCTTCACCAATGCCACACTTCTGAGGCTGGCGGCATACTCCGGGTCCGCCGGGTCAATGGGTTCATACCCGCCTTCCGGCTGCAGCTTCTTCATGAACGCTGTGAACACCCGTGCCTTTTCCTGCAGGTCTTCCACCACATGGGCACGTCCCTTGACAGTCACCGATTTGAAAAAGACGGTGGCCGGACAAGCCAGCTTTGGATCCAACAGGTAAGACGGGATCATGGAGTATTCTTTCGCCACCGAAAACGTTGCACGGTTGTCCGTCTTTAGATCCTTCATCTTCTCACCGGCCAGACTGCCGTGAAAATAGACGGCATCATCCAGATAGACAAAGTTGAGGGCTTTGATATGCGGCCAGCCGTCCTCCCCTGCGGTCGCGAGGAACCCATAGGTCATCTCCGCCAAGAACGATTCAATCTCCGCCTGTTCACTCACCGAAAACTCTTTTCTTCTCATGGGTCTCTCCTCCTCAGCATCTTGCCATCATCATAGGGAAACAATAGACTATTAAAAAGAACCAAATCGACTCATTTTTTATAGGCCATTTTTTCGCGAAAAGAGGGGTACTCGTTGAACTTCCAAATCCCCTGGAATGTGTATCAATCAAACTACCGATACAAATACCTGGCCCTCTACCATGCACTTCGTGACGCCATTGTCGGGGGCGGCTTGCCCTATGGGTGCAAACTGCCTTCCAGCCGTGATTTGGCCGACATGTACGTAATCTCAAGGGGTATTGTCTCTCAGGTATATGAAATGCTGGTCGCGGAGGGATATCTTGTCTCCGGGGTGGGAAGCGGGACCTATGTGTCGTTTAACCTCCATCAATCCATGACCGCCGGAGAACCATCTTCGCCTATCCACCTGTCCGAATGGGGATGGCGGTTGGATCAGGTTCC from Effusibacillus lacus includes these protein-coding regions:
- a CDS encoding YqjF family protein, whose amino-acid sequence is MTQTWNDLLFAHWPIKPDVIRTLIPDSLQLDTFDGRAWIGVVPFHMSGIRLRWLPPVPFMSSFPEMNVRTYVVADGKPGVYFFSLDATNPIAVWTARTWFRLPYFNAHITVANEAGRIRYTSRRTHRPAPAGEFQAVYQPVSGVFHPHQGTLDHWLTERYRLYTIGRNKQVYHGEIHHAPWPLQQAEAEISVNTMAQGFGIELPAVKPILHFAKKIETVIWPLRQAKA
- a CDS encoding GNAT family N-acetyltransferase, which codes for MITMKRLSECALEQAVQAWNEGFKGYFFDASTTVDAFTARMGKEGLSPSLSIVAFLNGQPAGLVLNGVRNLNGKKVAWNGGTGVAPEFRKQRVGMQLIAKTLEIYQEEQVEIATLEAVSENEPAIALYERMGYVTTDRLLFFHHEGPLPDTLSGGAESSPFRIRRGIAQDVRMLPFYNHMSPWQTQWTSAIGGESAIAYDAAGEALGYALFHRTFDDSGRVGKITLLQCEAKPEVPDKQPILTALLAEAYSSAEDSVIRGTFNLPQSNEIVVQLHRKAGFTIRAEQVNMIRQML
- a CDS encoding pyridoxamine 5'-phosphate oxidase family protein, which produces MRRKEFSVSEQAEIESFLAEMTYGFLATAGEDGWPHIKALNFVYLDDAVYFHGSLAGEKMKDLKTDNRATFSVAKEYSMIPSYLLDPKLACPATVFFKSVTVKGRAHVVEDLQEKARVFTAFMKKLQPEGGYEPIDPADPEYAASLRSVALVKIKVEDLSAKFKFGQNLKQETFGLVMAGLENRGETLDKETIALMEKFCPHHKKA
- a CDS encoding DJ-1/PfpI family protein — translated: MKVAFILFDQMTTLDFVGFYDAVTRLKTMGFNENLSWDLCGLKEQVSDDRGITVIVDRVSPDLSEYDLIFIPGGFGTRQLVNVTEFVEWLKSAKEVDYKVSVCTGSLLLGAAGFLREKRATTHPNAYDLLRPYCSEVVEERIVKDGNVITGGGVAVSVDLGLYLCETLAGPEAAKRIQKQMDYLYYQTGLIGPGRIGQM